Proteins found in one Leptotrichia sp. OH3620_COT-345 genomic segment:
- a CDS encoding outer membrane beta-barrel protein, with product MNKNKKIDIINQKIRRKKGLLTLSTAVLAENNIIEFKAGLSPASKFDVTPSKETKFSYELGTEYRYLVTENTELGVGLTYQNHGKLKKFIDVEDTNLRVEVSDTELYDSLPLYATVKYNFRNNSDIVPYIKADLGYSFNINGNNQSRYKTYSKITGAVVDEGKLKDLKAQNGMYCSLGTGLVYKGFTAGLSYQVNTAKIEGIRYDGVKDKGSANFRRFTLSFGYQFRF from the coding sequence TTGAATAAAAATAAAAAAATCGATATAATAAATCAAAAGATAAGGAGAAAAAAAGGACTTTTAACACTAAGTACAGCCGTATTGGCTGAAAATAATATAATAGAATTTAAGGCGGGATTATCTCCTGCTTCAAAATTTGATGTGACACCTTCAAAGGAAACTAAATTTTCTTATGAATTAGGAACTGAATACAGATATCTTGTAACTGAAAATACCGAATTAGGTGTCGGTCTTACATATCAGAATCATGGAAAATTAAAGAAATTTATTGATGTGGAAGACACCAATTTAAGAGTTGAAGTGTCCGATACTGAACTTTATGATTCATTACCTCTTTATGCAACCGTAAAGTATAATTTCAGGAATAATTCCGACATAGTTCCGTATATAAAAGCCGACTTGGGATATTCATTTAATATAAACGGTAATAATCAAAGCAGATATAAAACATACAGTAAAATAACAGGAGCTGTAGTGGATGAAGGTAAATTAAAAGACTTAAAAGCTCAAAACGGAATGTACTGTTCATTAGGAACAGGACTGGTATATAAAGGATTTACCGCAGGACTGTCCTATCAGGTAAATACAGCCAAAATAGAAGGTATAAGATATGACGGTGTAAAAGATAAAGGAAGTGCAAACTTCAGAAGATTCACATTAAGCTTCGGCTATCAATTCAGATTTTAA